In Microbacterium maritypicum, the following are encoded in one genomic region:
- a CDS encoding ABC transporter permease, whose translation MSTTALAAPAPAFAKKPGGIGRARELGIFAALVLVVVAATVKNPNFLFSADGWRDLLLTPSILVLVAVGQAIVIITRNVDLSVGSVMGLTAFLTGRLFIDVPGIPIPIVVIAAVIFGALLGLVNGALVAFAKVPAMVITLGTLYAYRGINVLWTGSDQVHPSDLPKDFLRLGTQQILTIPVLSIVAIIVLALAAWYMRNTRGGREYYAIGSDPGAAELYGLKTTRRVLSAFVLSGALAGLAGVFYVTRYGSVSSQVGSGWELDAVGAAVIGGIAITGGVGSVWGAAIGAMLLMTINRALPILGIPDFWQRAVVGVLIIGAIVLDRLLAVRQKRQLIEARDES comes from the coding sequence ATGAGCACCACGGCACTGGCCGCACCGGCACCCGCGTTCGCCAAGAAACCCGGCGGCATCGGCCGCGCGCGCGAACTCGGCATCTTCGCCGCCCTCGTCCTGGTGGTCGTCGCGGCCACCGTGAAGAACCCGAACTTCCTGTTCAGCGCCGACGGGTGGCGCGACCTGCTGCTGACGCCGTCGATCCTCGTGCTCGTGGCCGTCGGACAGGCGATCGTCATCATCACCCGCAACGTCGACCTCTCGGTCGGCTCCGTGATGGGGCTCACCGCCTTCCTGACCGGACGGCTCTTCATCGACGTGCCCGGCATCCCGATCCCGATCGTCGTCATCGCCGCCGTGATCTTCGGCGCTCTCCTGGGGCTGGTGAACGGCGCGCTGGTGGCCTTCGCCAAGGTGCCGGCGATGGTGATCACGCTGGGCACGCTGTATGCCTACCGCGGCATCAACGTGCTCTGGACCGGCAGTGACCAGGTGCACCCCTCCGATCTCCCGAAGGACTTCCTGCGCCTGGGAACCCAGCAGATCCTCACGATCCCGGTGCTCTCCATCGTCGCGATCATCGTGCTGGCGCTCGCTGCCTGGTACATGCGCAACACCCGCGGCGGCCGCGAGTACTACGCGATCGGATCCGACCCGGGAGCCGCCGAACTCTACGGCCTCAAGACCACCCGCCGGGTGCTCAGCGCGTTCGTGCTCTCGGGGGCCCTGGCCGGACTCGCGGGTGTGTTCTATGTGACGCGGTACGGATCGGTGAGCTCGCAGGTCGGCTCGGGCTGGGAGCTGGATGCCGTGGGTGCGGCCGTCATCGGCGGCATCGCGATCACCGGCGGCGTCGGCTCCGTGTGGGGTGCGGCCATCGGCGCGATGCTGCTGATGACCATCAACCGGGCGCTGCCCATCCTCGGCATCCCCGACTTCTGGCAGCGCGCCGTGGTGGGCGTGCTCATCATCGGCGCGATCGTGCTCGACCGGCTGCTCGCCGTACGACAGAAACGGCAGCTCATCGAGGCAAGGGACGAATCATGA
- a CDS encoding ABC transporter permease: MTTTTTTSGVRVIRDYDRPLWRRILINREFAIIGLLVLVVIVSAVSIRGFAQPITVNYLLLDVAPILLIALPMTLVMITGEIDLSVGSMVGLASVVTGVLTESGAPFEVAALAALAVGVIGGAFNGFLVTVVGLPSLAVTIGTLALFRGLAVGLLGTTAVTDFPEMWTALAKAKIAGTTIPYIVIPFLILLAIFVVVLHFTPFGRGIYAIGLSKDAARFSGVNVERTKFILFMLSGVVAAFAGIFYTLRFGSARGDNATGLELQVIAAVVLGGVSVFGGRGHLHGVVAAVLLIGVLGSGLRLAGVTSDVINIITGGLLIFSVVAASILAWAQRIRAKAGPPLRVAASPAP; the protein is encoded by the coding sequence ATGACCACGACGACCACCACCTCCGGGGTCCGGGTGATCCGGGACTACGACCGGCCCCTGTGGCGGCGCATCCTCATCAACCGCGAGTTCGCGATCATCGGCCTGCTCGTGCTGGTCGTGATCGTGTCCGCCGTGTCGATCCGCGGGTTCGCGCAGCCCATCACCGTCAACTACCTGCTGCTCGACGTCGCCCCGATCCTGCTGATCGCCCTGCCGATGACCCTCGTCATGATCACCGGCGAGATCGACCTCTCGGTCGGTTCGATGGTGGGTCTCGCGAGCGTCGTCACGGGGGTGCTCACCGAGTCGGGTGCGCCGTTCGAGGTCGCCGCCCTGGCCGCCCTCGCGGTCGGTGTCATCGGCGGAGCGTTCAACGGCTTCCTCGTCACGGTCGTCGGGCTGCCGTCACTCGCCGTCACGATCGGAACGCTGGCGCTGTTCCGCGGACTCGCGGTCGGCCTGCTCGGGACCACTGCGGTGACCGATTTCCCGGAGATGTGGACGGCACTGGCGAAGGCGAAGATCGCCGGCACCACCATCCCCTACATCGTGATCCCGTTCCTGATCCTGCTCGCGATCTTCGTCGTGGTGCTGCATTTCACCCCGTTCGGTCGCGGCATCTACGCGATCGGGCTCTCGAAAGACGCCGCCCGTTTCTCGGGCGTGAACGTCGAGCGGACGAAGTTCATCCTCTTCATGCTGTCGGGGGTGGTCGCCGCGTTCGCCGGCATCTTCTACACGCTCCGCTTCGGCAGTGCCCGCGGCGACAACGCCACCGGGCTCGAGCTCCAGGTCATCGCGGCCGTGGTCCTCGGCGGGGTGTCGGTGTTCGGCGGGCGCGGGCACCTGCACGGCGTCGTCGCCGCCGTGCTCCTGATCGGGGTGCTCGGCAGCGGGCTCCGTCTCGCCGGCGTCACCTCTGACGTCATCAACATCATCACCGGTGGCCTGCTGATCTTCTCGGTTGTCGCAGCCAGCATCCTCGCCTGGGCGCAGCGCATCCGCGCCAAGGCCGGGCCACCGCTCCGCGTCGCAGCCTCTCCCGCACCATGA
- the rhaS gene encoding rhamnose ABC transporter substrate-binding protein, with protein sequence MTFARKRVSAFAAVAVAAALVLTGCADTGSGSGDAGSGEGGGSDNLSITFLPKNLGNPYFDTSSEGGKKAVEEFGGTFAEVGPAEATPDAQVSYINTATQQAVGALVVSANDPKAICDALNEARDAGVKVVTFDSDTNPECRDLFINQADSEGIAKVQIDQIAEQIGGAGEIAVLSASANATNQNAWIELMKEYVASDYPDITIVETVYGDDEDQTSFDKTAALLQSHPQLKGIVSPTTVGIAAAARYLSTSDYKGKVALTGLGTPNQMREYVEDGTVTSFALWNPADLGYLSAFAAKALVEGDITGKEGDTFEAGDLGEYEVGADGVVLLGDPFVFNADNIGDFDF encoded by the coding sequence ATGACGTTTGCACGCAAGAGGGTCTCGGCGTTCGCCGCCGTGGCCGTCGCCGCAGCGCTCGTGCTGACAGGCTGCGCCGACACCGGCAGCGGGTCGGGCGACGCAGGCTCCGGCGAGGGCGGCGGATCCGACAACCTGTCGATCACGTTCCTGCCCAAGAACCTCGGCAACCCCTACTTCGACACCTCCAGCGAGGGCGGCAAGAAGGCCGTCGAGGAGTTCGGCGGCACGTTCGCCGAGGTCGGACCGGCCGAGGCCACTCCCGACGCCCAGGTGAGCTACATCAACACCGCCACGCAGCAGGCGGTCGGCGCGCTCGTCGTCTCGGCGAACGACCCGAAGGCCATCTGCGACGCACTCAACGAGGCGCGGGACGCCGGTGTGAAGGTCGTCACCTTCGACTCCGACACCAACCCCGAGTGCCGCGACCTGTTCATCAACCAGGCCGACTCCGAGGGAATCGCCAAGGTGCAGATCGATCAGATCGCCGAGCAGATCGGCGGAGCGGGCGAGATCGCCGTGCTGTCGGCATCGGCCAACGCCACGAACCAGAACGCCTGGATCGAGCTGATGAAGGAGTACGTCGCGAGCGACTACCCCGACATCACGATCGTCGAGACCGTCTACGGCGACGACGAAGACCAGACCTCGTTCGACAAGACGGCGGCCCTGCTGCAGAGCCACCCGCAGCTGAAGGGCATCGTCTCACCGACCACGGTCGGTATCGCGGCAGCGGCGCGCTACCTCTCCACGTCGGACTACAAGGGCAAGGTCGCGCTGACCGGACTCGGCACGCCGAACCAGATGCGTGAATACGTGGAGGACGGCACCGTCACCTCGTTCGCGCTGTGGAACCCGGCCGACCTCGGCTACCTCTCGGCCTTCGCGGCCAAGGCGCTCGTCGAGGGCGACATCACCGGCAAGGAGGGCGACACCTTCGAGGCGGGCGACCTCGGCGAGTACGAGGTCGGCGCCGACGGCGTGGTCCTGCTGGGAGACCCGTTCGTGTTCAACGCGGACAACATCGGCGACTTCGACTTCTGA
- a CDS encoding rhamnulokinase family protein produces the protein MSVRAVAAVDLGATSGRVMIGRIGDGKLDLELVSRFPNGPVERADGLHWDFGALYEHVVAGLTEAVRREPRIESIGMDSWAVDYGVLKDGELLAEPFHYRDERSARGVDEVHAIAPFSELYQRNGLQFLPFNTLYQYRVDERLAEADTALLIPDLIAFLLTGVAVAERTNASTTGLLGVESGDWDDELADRLSIPSRILPPLVDPGTTIGRLRPELVATIGKELPVLAVGSHDTASAVVAAPLSSPRSAYISCGTWGLVGVELAQPVLTDAARTANFTHELGVDGRYRFLHNVTGLWLLSETVRAWEAEDGARIDLPELLAAASEVTGEVPVFDANDSSLSAPGDMPGRIAALLGDRAPSSRPAFARSIVESIAAAFADAVQTAADLSGRELDSIHLVGGGSLNRLLCQATADRTGLPVLAGPVEATALGNVLVQARALGAAPATLEELRAVVAATHAPTRFDPR, from the coding sequence ATGAGCGTCCGGGCCGTCGCGGCGGTCGACCTCGGCGCGACCAGCGGGCGCGTGATGATCGGGCGCATCGGCGACGGGAAACTCGACCTCGAGCTCGTGTCGCGGTTCCCGAACGGACCCGTCGAGCGCGCAGACGGACTGCACTGGGACTTCGGCGCCCTGTACGAGCACGTCGTGGCAGGGCTCACCGAAGCCGTCCGCCGGGAACCGCGCATCGAGAGCATCGGCATGGACTCGTGGGCCGTCGACTACGGCGTGCTGAAAGACGGCGAGCTGCTCGCCGAGCCTTTCCACTACCGCGATGAGCGCTCCGCTCGTGGCGTCGACGAGGTGCACGCGATCGCGCCGTTCTCCGAGCTGTATCAGCGCAACGGCCTGCAGTTCCTGCCGTTCAACACGCTGTACCAGTACCGCGTCGACGAACGCCTCGCCGAGGCCGATACCGCGCTCCTGATCCCCGACCTCATCGCCTTCCTGCTCACCGGTGTCGCGGTGGCCGAGCGCACGAACGCCTCGACCACCGGGCTACTGGGCGTCGAATCCGGCGACTGGGACGACGAGCTGGCCGATCGCCTCAGCATCCCGTCGCGCATCCTCCCGCCGCTCGTCGATCCCGGCACGACCATCGGCCGCCTTCGGCCCGAGCTCGTGGCGACCATCGGCAAGGAGCTTCCTGTGCTCGCGGTGGGCTCGCACGACACCGCATCTGCCGTCGTCGCCGCTCCCCTCTCCTCGCCGCGATCCGCGTACATCTCCTGCGGAACGTGGGGCCTGGTCGGCGTGGAACTCGCGCAACCGGTGCTGACGGATGCCGCTCGCACCGCGAACTTCACCCACGAACTCGGCGTGGATGGTCGCTATCGGTTCCTGCACAACGTCACGGGGCTCTGGCTCCTCAGCGAGACCGTGCGCGCCTGGGAGGCCGAAGACGGTGCCCGCATCGATCTGCCCGAGCTGCTCGCTGCGGCATCCGAGGTCACCGGCGAGGTGCCCGTGTTCGATGCGAACGACTCGTCGTTGAGCGCACCCGGCGACATGCCGGGACGGATCGCGGCGCTCCTCGGCGACCGTGCCCCGAGCTCCCGACCGGCATTCGCCCGTTCGATCGTGGAGTCGATCGCCGCGGCCTTCGCGGACGCCGTGCAAACGGCCGCGGATCTCTCCGGCCGCGAGCTCGACAGCATCCATCTCGTGGGCGGCGGATCGCTCAACCGGCTCCTGTGCCAGGCCACAGCCGACCGCACAGGGTTGCCGGTGCTCGCGGGTCCGGTCGAGGCGACGGCTCTCGGCAACGTGCTCGTCCAGGCCCGGGCCCTCGGCGCCGCGCCCGCAACACTCGAGGAGCTGCGCGCCGTGGTCGCCGCGACGCACGCTCCAACGCGCTTCGACCCGCGCTGA
- a CDS encoding bifunctional aldolase/short-chain dehydrogenase, translated as MTNPTAAALIARSNRLGADPKNTNYAGGNTSAKGTETDPVTGQPVELMWVKGSGGDLGTLKESGLAVLRLDRMRALVDVYPGLDREDEMVAAFDYCLHGKGGAAPSIDTAMHGLVDAAHVDHLHPDSGIAIATAADGEALTATIFGDKVVWVPWRRPGFQLGLDIAAIKAQNPQAIGTILGGHGITAWGDTSEEAEANSLWIIDTAAEYIAAHGKDQPFGGVRAGFEALAANERRERAAALAGTVRGIASTDKPMVGHFTDADVVLDFLASEKAPELAALGTSCPDHFLRTKVKPLILDLPATASAEEQIARLHELHDQYRADYQAYYDAHATAESPAIRGADPLIVLIPGVGMFSYGANKQTARVAGEFYVNAINVMRGAEALSTYAPISDAEKFRIEYWALEEAKLQRLPKPKTHQGRIAFVTGAASGIGKAIATRLAAEGACVVIADLDLEKAQAAAAELGNTDVAIGVAANVADADAVQAALNEAVLAFGGVDLVVNNAGLSLSKPLLETTEKDWDLQHDVMAKGSFLVSKAAARVLIDQKLGGDIIYISSKNSVFAGPNNIAYSATKADQAHQVRLLAVELGEFGIRVNGINPDGVVRGSGIFASGWGANRAATYGVAEEDLGQYYANRTILKREVVPENVADAVYVLTGPELSRTTGLHIPVDSGVAAAFLR; from the coding sequence ATGACGAACCCCACCGCCGCCGCCCTGATAGCCCGGTCGAACCGCCTCGGCGCCGACCCGAAGAACACGAACTACGCCGGCGGGAACACCTCCGCCAAGGGCACCGAGACCGACCCCGTGACGGGGCAGCCGGTCGAGCTGATGTGGGTCAAGGGCTCCGGCGGCGACCTGGGCACTCTGAAGGAGAGCGGCCTCGCCGTGCTGCGACTCGACCGCATGCGCGCGCTGGTCGACGTGTACCCCGGCCTCGATCGTGAAGACGAGATGGTCGCCGCGTTCGACTACTGCCTGCACGGCAAGGGCGGAGCGGCTCCCTCGATCGACACCGCCATGCACGGGCTCGTCGACGCCGCACACGTCGACCACCTCCACCCCGACTCCGGCATCGCGATCGCGACGGCCGCCGACGGCGAGGCGCTGACGGCGACCATCTTCGGCGACAAGGTCGTGTGGGTTCCCTGGCGTCGCCCCGGCTTCCAGCTCGGTCTCGACATCGCCGCGATCAAGGCCCAGAATCCGCAGGCGATCGGCACCATCCTCGGCGGCCACGGCATCACGGCGTGGGGCGACACCTCGGAAGAGGCCGAGGCGAACTCGCTGTGGATCATCGACACCGCCGCCGAGTACATCGCCGCGCATGGCAAGGACCAGCCGTTCGGCGGCGTCCGCGCCGGATTCGAGGCCCTGGCTGCGAACGAGCGCCGGGAGCGCGCAGCCGCCCTCGCCGGGACCGTCCGCGGCATCGCATCGACTGACAAGCCGATGGTCGGACACTTCACCGACGCCGATGTGGTCCTCGACTTCCTGGCATCCGAGAAGGCGCCCGAGCTGGCCGCCCTCGGCACCAGCTGCCCCGATCACTTCCTCCGCACCAAGGTCAAGCCGCTGATCCTCGACCTGCCGGCCACGGCTTCCGCAGAGGAGCAGATCGCCCGTCTGCACGAGCTGCACGACCAGTACCGCGCCGACTACCAGGCCTACTACGACGCGCACGCCACCGCCGAGTCGCCCGCGATCCGCGGAGCCGACCCGCTCATCGTGCTGATCCCCGGTGTGGGCATGTTCTCGTACGGCGCGAACAAGCAGACCGCCCGGGTCGCTGGCGAGTTCTACGTCAACGCGATCAACGTGATGCGCGGCGCCGAGGCGCTGTCGACCTACGCGCCGATCTCGGATGCCGAGAAGTTCCGCATCGAGTACTGGGCGCTGGAAGAGGCCAAGCTGCAGCGCCTGCCGAAGCCGAAGACGCACCAGGGCCGTATCGCATTCGTCACCGGTGCCGCCTCCGGCATCGGCAAGGCCATCGCCACCCGTCTCGCCGCCGAGGGCGCCTGCGTCGTGATCGCCGACCTCGACCTCGAGAAGGCCCAGGCCGCCGCCGCGGAACTCGGGAACACGGATGTCGCGATCGGTGTCGCCGCGAACGTCGCGGATGCCGATGCCGTGCAGGCCGCGCTGAACGAGGCGGTGCTCGCGTTCGGCGGCGTCGACCTCGTCGTGAACAACGCCGGGCTCTCGCTCTCGAAGCCGCTCCTGGAGACCACGGAGAAGGACTGGGATCTGCAGCACGACGTCATGGCCAAGGGCTCGTTCCTCGTGTCGAAGGCCGCCGCACGCGTGCTCATCGACCAGAAGCTCGGCGGCGACATCATCTACATCTCCTCGAAGAACTCGGTCTTCGCCGGCCCGAACAACATCGCCTACTCCGCAACCAAGGCCGACCAGGCCCACCAGGTGCGACTGCTCGCCGTCGAGCTCGGTGAGTTCGGCATCCGCGTGAACGGCATCAACCCCGACGGCGTCGTGCGCGGCTCCGGCATCTTCGCCTCGGGCTGGGGCGCCAACCGCGCAGCGACCTACGGTGTCGCGGAAGAGGACCTCGGCCAGTACTACGCCAACCGCACGATCCTCAAGCGCGAGGTCGTTCCCGAGAACGTGGCAGACGCGGTCTACGTGCTCACGGGCCCCGAGCTCAGCCGCACCACGGGCCTGCACATTCCCGTCGACTCCGGCGTCGCCGCGGCGTTCCTGCGATGA
- a CDS encoding DeoR/GlpR family DNA-binding transcription regulator, with translation MALSGNLEAQRRRDELVELANGPQGVMIEAAADLFSVSSMTIRRDLLELEAEGRVRRVRGGATAAPRARPFDARRAIRASAKRTIAEKALRLVPEQGSIALDASSTVNMLASIVGPRTGLTAYTNSFESFQLLQPLDGVTAVISGGTAEPTTGSLVGPIARRSMRSVYFDIFFSSADALDSADGTSEVSVDEAELKQAMAANAGTTVVCVDSSKLERRSVARALERDEISVLITELDPGDERLNPFRQTTDIL, from the coding sequence ATGGCTCTTTCCGGCAATCTCGAAGCGCAGCGCCGCAGAGACGAACTCGTCGAACTCGCGAACGGCCCCCAGGGCGTCATGATCGAGGCGGCCGCCGACCTCTTCTCCGTGTCGTCGATGACGATCCGGCGCGACCTCCTCGAGCTCGAGGCCGAGGGGCGCGTGCGTCGCGTGCGCGGCGGGGCGACCGCGGCTCCGCGAGCCCGCCCGTTCGATGCGCGGCGGGCCATCCGGGCGAGCGCGAAGCGGACGATCGCCGAGAAGGCGCTCCGGCTCGTCCCAGAACAGGGCAGCATCGCGCTCGATGCCTCCTCGACGGTCAACATGCTCGCCTCGATCGTCGGGCCGAGAACGGGGCTCACGGCGTACACCAACTCGTTCGAGTCGTTCCAACTGCTGCAGCCGCTCGACGGCGTCACGGCGGTGATCTCCGGCGGGACCGCCGAGCCGACCACGGGCAGCCTCGTCGGGCCGATCGCTCGCAGGAGCATGCGGTCGGTGTACTTCGACATCTTCTTCTCGTCGGCGGATGCACTCGACAGCGCGGACGGCACCTCGGAGGTGTCGGTCGATGAGGCCGAGCTGAAGCAGGCGATGGCCGCGAACGCCGGCACAACGGTGGTGTGCGTCGACTCCAGCAAGCTCGAGCGCCGTTCCGTGGCCCGCGCGCTGGAGCGCGACGAGATCTCGGTGCTCATCACGGAACTCGACCCGGGAGACGAGCGGCTCAACCCCTTTCGGCAGACCACCGACATCCTCTGA
- the rhaI gene encoding L-rhamnose isomerase, with amino-acid sequence MSILSPDHLATLEKQGIELPSWAFGNSGTRFKVFGTPGTPRDPFEKIADAAQVHKYTALAPSVALHIPWDLVDSYDDLRKHAEDLGVTLGTINSNTFQDDDYKFGALTHEDAGVRQKAIDHHLACIDVMDATGSRDLKIWLAEGSNYPGQADLRGRQDRLQESLQKIYARLGDDQRLVLEYKFFEPAFYHTDVPDWGTSYAQVSALGEKAMVCLDTGHHAPGTNIEFIVMQLLRLGKLGSFDFNSRFYADDDLIVGAADPFQLFRILFEVIRGGGLNNPDVAFMLDQCHNVEDKIPGQIRSVLNVQEMTARALLVDHDALTAAQKSGDVLAANAVFMDAFYTDVRPALAEWRESRGLAADPMAAYAASGYQQKIAADRVGGVQAGWGA; translated from the coding sequence GTGAGCATCCTCTCCCCCGACCACCTCGCAACCCTCGAGAAGCAGGGCATCGAGCTGCCCAGCTGGGCGTTCGGCAACTCCGGCACCCGGTTCAAGGTGTTCGGCACCCCCGGCACCCCGCGCGACCCGTTCGAGAAGATCGCCGATGCGGCGCAGGTCCACAAGTACACCGCTCTCGCCCCCTCGGTCGCACTGCACATCCCGTGGGACCTCGTCGACTCGTACGACGATCTGCGCAAGCACGCCGAAGACCTGGGCGTCACGCTCGGCACCATCAACTCGAACACCTTCCAGGACGACGACTACAAGTTCGGCGCCCTCACGCACGAAGACGCAGGTGTCCGCCAGAAGGCCATCGACCACCACCTCGCCTGCATCGACGTGATGGACGCCACCGGCAGCCGTGACCTCAAGATCTGGCTGGCCGAGGGCTCGAACTACCCGGGCCAGGCAGACCTCCGCGGCCGGCAGGACCGGCTGCAGGAGTCGCTGCAGAAGATCTACGCGCGCCTCGGCGACGACCAGCGCCTCGTGCTCGAGTACAAGTTCTTCGAGCCGGCGTTCTACCACACCGACGTTCCCGACTGGGGCACGTCCTACGCCCAGGTCAGCGCCCTCGGCGAGAAGGCCATGGTCTGCCTCGACACCGGTCACCACGCCCCCGGAACCAACATCGAGTTCATCGTGATGCAGCTGCTGCGCCTCGGCAAGCTCGGCTCGTTCGACTTCAACTCGCGCTTCTACGCCGACGACGACCTGATCGTCGGCGCGGCCGATCCGTTCCAGCTGTTCCGCATCCTGTTCGAGGTGATCCGCGGTGGCGGCCTCAACAACCCCGACGTGGCATTCATGCTCGATCAGTGCCACAACGTCGAGGACAAGATCCCCGGCCAGATCCGCTCCGTGCTCAACGTGCAGGAGATGACCGCCCGCGCGCTGCTCGTCGACCACGATGCGCTCACCGCCGCGCAGAAGTCGGGCGACGTGCTCGCCGCGAACGCCGTCTTCATGGATGCGTTCTACACCGACGTGCGCCCGGCGCTGGCCGAATGGCGCGAGTCGCGCGGCCTGGCCGCCGACCCCATGGCCGCCTACGCCGCATCCGGCTACCAGCAGAAGATCGCTGCCGACCGCGTGGGTGGCGTGCAGGCCGGCTGGGGCGCCTGA